The Oryctolagus cuniculus chromosome 5, mOryCun1.1, whole genome shotgun sequence genome includes a region encoding these proteins:
- the TUBE1 gene encoding tubulin epsilon chain isoform X2 yields the protein MTQSVVIQVGQCGNQIGCCFWDLALREHAAVNQKGIYDEALSSFFRNVDARVVGDGGSISKGKISSLKARAILIDMEEGVVNEILQGPLRDVFDSKQLITNVSGSGNNWAVGHKVFGSAYQEQILEKLRKSAEHCDCLQCFFIIHSMGGGTGSGLGTFLLKVLEDEFPEVYRFVTSVYPSSEDDVITSPYNSILAMKELSEHADCVLPIDNQSLFDIISKIDLMVNSGKLGAAVKPRSLVTASAEALRKRHKKPFDAMNNIVANVLLSLTRLDQMFSDAFSKDHQLIRANPRHSLYLACALMVRGDVQISDLRRNIERLKPSLQFVSWNQEGWKTSLCSVPPVGHSHSLLALANNTCVKPTFLELRERFTRLYKKKAHLHHYLQVDGMEEGCFTEAVSSLSALIEEYDRLDATKGMPVQNLPRLSIAV from the exons ATGACCCAGTCGGTAGTCATACAGG TCGGCCAGTGCGGAAACCAGATCGGCTGCTGCTTCTGGGACCTGGCGCTGAGGGAGCACGCAGCGGTCAACCAG aAAGGAATTTATGATGAGGCACTAAGCAGCTTCTTTAGAAACGTGGATGCCAG agTGGTTGGAGATGGTGGCAGTATTTCCAAGGGAAAAATAAGTTCTTTAAAAGCACGA gcTATTTTGATAGACATGGAAGAAGGAGTAGTGAATGAAATTCTGCAGGGACCCTTGAGAGATGTGTTTGATAGCAAGCAGCTCATTACTAATGTATCTGGCTCAGGAAATAACTG gGCTGTGGGTCACAAAGTTTTTGGCAGTGCTTACCAAGAACAGATTTTAGAGAAACTCAGAAAGTCGGCAGAGCACTGTGATTGCTTACAGTGCTTCTTTATAATACATTCCATGGGCGGAG GGACAGGATCCGGACTTGGCACATTTCTTCTGAAGGTGCTTGAAGACGAGTTCCCAGAAGTATACAGATTTGTGACTTCAGTTTATCCTTCTAGTGAGGATGATGTCATAACCTCACCTTATAATAGCATCTTGGCAATGAAGGAGCTCAGCGAGCATGCAGATTGTGTGTTGCCCATTGACAATCAG tCCTTATTTGACATCATTAGCAAAATTGACCTCATGGTGAATTCTGGAAAGTTGGGTGCAGCTGTGAAGCCAAGGAGTCTGGTTACTGCAAGTGCGGAGGCTTTAAGGAAACGGCACAAGAAGCCCTTTGACGCAATGAACAACATTGTGGCAAATGTGCTGCTTAGCCTGACAAG ATTGGACCAGATGTTTTCAGATGCCTTTAGTAAAGATCACCAACTAATACGGGCAAATCCTAGGCATAGTCTCTACCTCGCCTGTGCACTGATGGTCAGAGGAGATGTGCAGATTTCAGATCTTCGCAGAAATATTGAAAG ATTAAAGCCTTCTCTGCAGTTTGTCTCCTGGAATCAAGAAGGTTGGAAGACCAGCCTGTGTTCAGTGCCTCCTGTGGGCCATTCTCATTCATTATTAGCTTTAGCAAATAACACATGTGTGAAGCCTACCTTCCTAGAACTGAGAGAGAGGTTCACGAGGCTCTACAAGAAAAAG GCTCACCTTCATCACTATCTACAAGTCGATGGGATGGAGGAAGGCTGTTTCACAGAGGCTGTATCGTCCTTATCAGCACTCATAGAGGAGTATGACAGACTGGATGCCACAAAAGGCATGCCTGTGCAAAATTTGCCTAGACTTAGCATAGCTGTCTGA
- the TUBE1 gene encoding tubulin epsilon chain isoform X1, whose amino-acid sequence MTQSVVIQVGQCGNQIGCCFWDLALREHAAVNQKGIYDEALSSFFRNVDARVVGDGGSISKGKISSLKARAILIDMEEGVVNEILQGPLRDVFDSKQLITNVSGSGNNWAVGHKVFGSAYQEQILEKLRKSAEHCDCLQCFFIIHSMGGGTGSGLGTFLLKVLEDEFPEVYRFVTSVYPSSEDDVITSPYNSILAMKELSEHADCVLPIDNQSLFDIISKIDLMVNSGKLGAAVKPRSLVTASAEALRKRHKKPFDAMNNIVANVLLSLTSSARFEGSLNMDLNEISMNLVPFPQLHYLVSSLTPLYTLADVNIPPRRLDQMFSDAFSKDHQLIRANPRHSLYLACALMVRGDVQISDLRRNIERLKPSLQFVSWNQEGWKTSLCSVPPVGHSHSLLALANNTCVKPTFLELRERFTRLYKKKAHLHHYLQVDGMEEGCFTEAVSSLSALIEEYDRLDATKGMPVQNLPRLSIAV is encoded by the exons ATGACCCAGTCGGTAGTCATACAGG TCGGCCAGTGCGGAAACCAGATCGGCTGCTGCTTCTGGGACCTGGCGCTGAGGGAGCACGCAGCGGTCAACCAG aAAGGAATTTATGATGAGGCACTAAGCAGCTTCTTTAGAAACGTGGATGCCAG agTGGTTGGAGATGGTGGCAGTATTTCCAAGGGAAAAATAAGTTCTTTAAAAGCACGA gcTATTTTGATAGACATGGAAGAAGGAGTAGTGAATGAAATTCTGCAGGGACCCTTGAGAGATGTGTTTGATAGCAAGCAGCTCATTACTAATGTATCTGGCTCAGGAAATAACTG gGCTGTGGGTCACAAAGTTTTTGGCAGTGCTTACCAAGAACAGATTTTAGAGAAACTCAGAAAGTCGGCAGAGCACTGTGATTGCTTACAGTGCTTCTTTATAATACATTCCATGGGCGGAG GGACAGGATCCGGACTTGGCACATTTCTTCTGAAGGTGCTTGAAGACGAGTTCCCAGAAGTATACAGATTTGTGACTTCAGTTTATCCTTCTAGTGAGGATGATGTCATAACCTCACCTTATAATAGCATCTTGGCAATGAAGGAGCTCAGCGAGCATGCAGATTGTGTGTTGCCCATTGACAATCAG tCCTTATTTGACATCATTAGCAAAATTGACCTCATGGTGAATTCTGGAAAGTTGGGTGCAGCTGTGAAGCCAAGGAGTCTGGTTACTGCAAGTGCGGAGGCTTTAAGGAAACGGCACAAGAAGCCCTTTGACGCAATGAACAACATTGTGGCAAATGTGCTGCTTAGCCTGACAAG CTCTGCACGGTTTGAAGGATCCCTTAATATGGACCTTAATGAAATCAGTATGAACTTAGTTCCTTTTCCTCAACTTCATTATCTTGTATCAAGCCTAACGCCTCTGTATACACTGGCAGATGTTAACATTCCCCCTCGAAG ATTGGACCAGATGTTTTCAGATGCCTTTAGTAAAGATCACCAACTAATACGGGCAAATCCTAGGCATAGTCTCTACCTCGCCTGTGCACTGATGGTCAGAGGAGATGTGCAGATTTCAGATCTTCGCAGAAATATTGAAAG ATTAAAGCCTTCTCTGCAGTTTGTCTCCTGGAATCAAGAAGGTTGGAAGACCAGCCTGTGTTCAGTGCCTCCTGTGGGCCATTCTCATTCATTATTAGCTTTAGCAAATAACACATGTGTGAAGCCTACCTTCCTAGAACTGAGAGAGAGGTTCACGAGGCTCTACAAGAAAAAG GCTCACCTTCATCACTATCTACAAGTCGATGGGATGGAGGAAGGCTGTTTCACAGAGGCTGTATCGTCCTTATCAGCACTCATAGAGGAGTATGACAGACTGGATGCCACAAAAGGCATGCCTGTGCAAAATTTGCCTAGACTTAGCATAGCTGTCTGA
- the TUBE1 gene encoding tubulin epsilon chain isoform X3 codes for MLKSAFKAILIDMEEGVVNEILQGPLRDVFDSKQLITNVSGSGNNWAVGHKVFGSAYQEQILEKLRKSAEHCDCLQCFFIIHSMGGGTGSGLGTFLLKVLEDEFPEVYRFVTSVYPSSEDDVITSPYNSILAMKELSEHADCVLPIDNQSLFDIISKIDLMVNSGKLGAAVKPRSLVTASAEALRKRHKKPFDAMNNIVANVLLSLTSSARFEGSLNMDLNEISMNLVPFPQLHYLVSSLTPLYTLADVNIPPRRLDQMFSDAFSKDHQLIRANPRHSLYLACALMVRGDVQISDLRRNIERLKPSLQFVSWNQEGWKTSLCSVPPVGHSHSLLALANNTCVKPTFLELRERFTRLYKKKAHLHHYLQVDGMEEGCFTEAVSSLSALIEEYDRLDATKGMPVQNLPRLSIAV; via the exons ATGTTAAAGTCAGCATTTAAG gcTATTTTGATAGACATGGAAGAAGGAGTAGTGAATGAAATTCTGCAGGGACCCTTGAGAGATGTGTTTGATAGCAAGCAGCTCATTACTAATGTATCTGGCTCAGGAAATAACTG gGCTGTGGGTCACAAAGTTTTTGGCAGTGCTTACCAAGAACAGATTTTAGAGAAACTCAGAAAGTCGGCAGAGCACTGTGATTGCTTACAGTGCTTCTTTATAATACATTCCATGGGCGGAG GGACAGGATCCGGACTTGGCACATTTCTTCTGAAGGTGCTTGAAGACGAGTTCCCAGAAGTATACAGATTTGTGACTTCAGTTTATCCTTCTAGTGAGGATGATGTCATAACCTCACCTTATAATAGCATCTTGGCAATGAAGGAGCTCAGCGAGCATGCAGATTGTGTGTTGCCCATTGACAATCAG tCCTTATTTGACATCATTAGCAAAATTGACCTCATGGTGAATTCTGGAAAGTTGGGTGCAGCTGTGAAGCCAAGGAGTCTGGTTACTGCAAGTGCGGAGGCTTTAAGGAAACGGCACAAGAAGCCCTTTGACGCAATGAACAACATTGTGGCAAATGTGCTGCTTAGCCTGACAAG CTCTGCACGGTTTGAAGGATCCCTTAATATGGACCTTAATGAAATCAGTATGAACTTAGTTCCTTTTCCTCAACTTCATTATCTTGTATCAAGCCTAACGCCTCTGTATACACTGGCAGATGTTAACATTCCCCCTCGAAG ATTGGACCAGATGTTTTCAGATGCCTTTAGTAAAGATCACCAACTAATACGGGCAAATCCTAGGCATAGTCTCTACCTCGCCTGTGCACTGATGGTCAGAGGAGATGTGCAGATTTCAGATCTTCGCAGAAATATTGAAAG ATTAAAGCCTTCTCTGCAGTTTGTCTCCTGGAATCAAGAAGGTTGGAAGACCAGCCTGTGTTCAGTGCCTCCTGTGGGCCATTCTCATTCATTATTAGCTTTAGCAAATAACACATGTGTGAAGCCTACCTTCCTAGAACTGAGAGAGAGGTTCACGAGGCTCTACAAGAAAAAG GCTCACCTTCATCACTATCTACAAGTCGATGGGATGGAGGAAGGCTGTTTCACAGAGGCTGTATCGTCCTTATCAGCACTCATAGAGGAGTATGACAGACTGGATGCCACAAAAGGCATGCCTGTGCAAAATTTGCCTAGACTTAGCATAGCTGTCTGA
- the TUBE1 gene encoding tubulin epsilon chain isoform X4, with protein MEEGVVNEILQGPLRDVFDSKQLITNVSGSGNNWAVGHKVFGSAYQEQILEKLRKSAEHCDCLQCFFIIHSMGGGTGSGLGTFLLKVLEDEFPEVYRFVTSVYPSSEDDVITSPYNSILAMKELSEHADCVLPIDNQSLFDIISKIDLMVNSGKLGAAVKPRSLVTASAEALRKRHKKPFDAMNNIVANVLLSLTSSARFEGSLNMDLNEISMNLVPFPQLHYLVSSLTPLYTLADVNIPPRRLDQMFSDAFSKDHQLIRANPRHSLYLACALMVRGDVQISDLRRNIERLKPSLQFVSWNQEGWKTSLCSVPPVGHSHSLLALANNTCVKPTFLELRERFTRLYKKKAHLHHYLQVDGMEEGCFTEAVSSLSALIEEYDRLDATKGMPVQNLPRLSIAV; from the exons ATGGAAGAAGGAGTAGTGAATGAAATTCTGCAGGGACCCTTGAGAGATGTGTTTGATAGCAAGCAGCTCATTACTAATGTATCTGGCTCAGGAAATAACTG gGCTGTGGGTCACAAAGTTTTTGGCAGTGCTTACCAAGAACAGATTTTAGAGAAACTCAGAAAGTCGGCAGAGCACTGTGATTGCTTACAGTGCTTCTTTATAATACATTCCATGGGCGGAG GGACAGGATCCGGACTTGGCACATTTCTTCTGAAGGTGCTTGAAGACGAGTTCCCAGAAGTATACAGATTTGTGACTTCAGTTTATCCTTCTAGTGAGGATGATGTCATAACCTCACCTTATAATAGCATCTTGGCAATGAAGGAGCTCAGCGAGCATGCAGATTGTGTGTTGCCCATTGACAATCAG tCCTTATTTGACATCATTAGCAAAATTGACCTCATGGTGAATTCTGGAAAGTTGGGTGCAGCTGTGAAGCCAAGGAGTCTGGTTACTGCAAGTGCGGAGGCTTTAAGGAAACGGCACAAGAAGCCCTTTGACGCAATGAACAACATTGTGGCAAATGTGCTGCTTAGCCTGACAAG CTCTGCACGGTTTGAAGGATCCCTTAATATGGACCTTAATGAAATCAGTATGAACTTAGTTCCTTTTCCTCAACTTCATTATCTTGTATCAAGCCTAACGCCTCTGTATACACTGGCAGATGTTAACATTCCCCCTCGAAG ATTGGACCAGATGTTTTCAGATGCCTTTAGTAAAGATCACCAACTAATACGGGCAAATCCTAGGCATAGTCTCTACCTCGCCTGTGCACTGATGGTCAGAGGAGATGTGCAGATTTCAGATCTTCGCAGAAATATTGAAAG ATTAAAGCCTTCTCTGCAGTTTGTCTCCTGGAATCAAGAAGGTTGGAAGACCAGCCTGTGTTCAGTGCCTCCTGTGGGCCATTCTCATTCATTATTAGCTTTAGCAAATAACACATGTGTGAAGCCTACCTTCCTAGAACTGAGAGAGAGGTTCACGAGGCTCTACAAGAAAAAG GCTCACCTTCATCACTATCTACAAGTCGATGGGATGGAGGAAGGCTGTTTCACAGAGGCTGTATCGTCCTTATCAGCACTCATAGAGGAGTATGACAGACTGGATGCCACAAAAGGCATGCCTGTGCAAAATTTGCCTAGACTTAGCATAGCTGTCTGA